A window of the Lagopus muta isolate bLagMut1 chromosome 1, bLagMut1 primary, whole genome shotgun sequence genome harbors these coding sequences:
- the C1H11orf97 gene encoding uncharacterized protein C11orf97 homolog isoform X2 encodes MVLCGAGIQSGRSLLVPSNSGCSVVLWLRLSAAQPQDGDVQPPPERSPPEQNAPAPSATATRASYPPGAAAMRAANSQQPAGAAEEADSDGRSETAGGGQPRKNILYVEPCKRVKEILEEELCFWKEECHIRHPAAALKGIWSVKKNFSIRGLQPASQNRNGLLLQPQFYSRHVGMKIFSVAE; translated from the exons ATGGTCCTGTGTGGTGCCGGCATTCAGTCTGGAAGATCCTTactggtcccttccaactcgggatgtTCTGTCGTTCTATGGCTGCGCCTGTCCGCAGCACAGCCACAAGATGGCGATGTGCAGCCGCCGCCCGAGCGCAGCCCGCCCGAGCAGAACGCGCCCGCTCCCTCGGCAACCGCCACACGCGCTTCCTACCCGCCGGGCGCGGCGGCCATGAGGGCAGCCAACAGCCAGCAGCCGGCGGGGGCGGCCGAGGAGGCGGACAGCGATGGCCGCAGCGAGACGGCGGGAGGCGGGCAGCCCC GGAAGAACATTCTGTACGTTGAGCCGTGTAAGAGAGTTAAAGAGATCCTTGAAGAAGAGCTCTGTTTTTGGAAAGAAGAATGCCACATTAGGCATCCAGCTGCAG ctctgaaaggAATTTGGAGTGTGAAAAAGAATTTCTCCATCAGAGGCCTGCAGCCAGCATCGCAGAACAGAAATGGCTTACTTTTACAACCTCAGTTCTACTCAAGGCATGTAGGAATGAAAA TTTTCTCTGTTGCAGAGTGA
- the C1H11orf97 gene encoding uncharacterized protein C11orf97 homolog isoform X1: MVLCGAGIQSGRSLLVPSNSGCSVVLWLRLSAAQPQDGDVQPPPERSPPEQNAPAPSATATRASYPPGAAAMRAANSQQPAGAAEEADSDGRSETAGGGQPRKNILYVEPCKRVKEILEEELCFWKEECHIRHPAAAALKGIWSVKKNFSIRGLQPASQNRNGLLLQPQFYSRHVGMKIFSVAE; the protein is encoded by the exons ATGGTCCTGTGTGGTGCCGGCATTCAGTCTGGAAGATCCTTactggtcccttccaactcgggatgtTCTGTCGTTCTATGGCTGCGCCTGTCCGCAGCACAGCCACAAGATGGCGATGTGCAGCCGCCGCCCGAGCGCAGCCCGCCCGAGCAGAACGCGCCCGCTCCCTCGGCAACCGCCACACGCGCTTCCTACCCGCCGGGCGCGGCGGCCATGAGGGCAGCCAACAGCCAGCAGCCGGCGGGGGCGGCCGAGGAGGCGGACAGCGATGGCCGCAGCGAGACGGCGGGAGGCGGGCAGCCCC GGAAGAACATTCTGTACGTTGAGCCGTGTAAGAGAGTTAAAGAGATCCTTGAAGAAGAGCTCTGTTTTTGGAAAGAAGAATGCCACATTAGGCATCCAGCTGCAG cagctctgaaaggAATTTGGAGTGTGAAAAAGAATTTCTCCATCAGAGGCCTGCAGCCAGCATCGCAGAACAGAAATGGCTTACTTTTACAACCTCAGTTCTACTCAAGGCATGTAGGAATGAAAA TTTTCTCTGTTGCAGAGTGA
- the ANKRD49 gene encoding ankyrin repeat domain-containing protein 49 isoform X1, which yields MGGPCQPKMSKGKRAAEKDADERDDDSDEFAEFTESFNQLELLETHRHLIPIGTQSGWSGQSDDEDDEQERSEEWYEMQEKKMEKNPEKLILWAAENNRLTTVRRLLSEKLAPVNARDEDQYTPLHRASYSGHLDMARELVAQGADIHAQTVDGWTPLHSACKWNNTEVAAFLLQQGADINAQTNGLLTPLHIAAGNKNSRETLELLLMNRYIKADLKNNLDETALDIARRTDIYHYLFEIVEDCINAVSP from the exons ATGGGAGGCCC ATGCCAACCGAAAATGAGCAAAGGCAAACGTGCTGCTGAGAAGGACGCTGATGAGAGGGATGATGACAGCGATGAGTTTGCAGAGTTTACAGAGAGCTTTAACCAACTCGAGCTGCTGGAAACGCACCGGCATTTGATTCCTATAGGAACTCAGAGTGGTTGGTCGGGGCAGTCTGACGATGAAGACGATGAACAAGAAAGAAGTGAGGAATGGTATgagatgcaagaaaaaaaaatggagaaaaatccAGAGAAATTAATACTGTGGGCAGCTGAAAACAATCGG CTGACTACAGTGAGGAGGCTCCTTTCCGAAAAGCTGGCTCCCGTTAACGCTCGCGATGAAGATCAATACACTCCTCTCCATCGAGCTTCCTACAGTGGGCACTTGGACATGGCCCGAGAGTTGGTTGCCCAGGGGGCAGATATTCACGCACAAACAGTGGATGGGTGGACGCCCCTGCACAGTGCGTGCAAGTGGAACAATACAGAAGTGGCTGCGTTCTTACTTCAGCAGGGTGCAGACATCAACGCTCAGACAAATGGGTTGTTGACACCTTTACATATtgctgcaggaaacaaaaacagtagGGAAACCCTTGAACTTCTGCTGATGAATCGCTACATAAAAGCAGACCTGAAAAATAACTTGGATGAAACTGCCCTTGACATTGCTAGGAGGACCGATATATACCACTACCTTTTTGAAATAGTAGAAGACTGCATAAATGCTGTGTCCCCCTAA
- the ANKRD49 gene encoding ankyrin repeat domain-containing protein 49 isoform X2, whose product MSKGKRAAEKDADERDDDSDEFAEFTESFNQLELLETHRHLIPIGTQSGWSGQSDDEDDEQERSEEWYEMQEKKMEKNPEKLILWAAENNRLTTVRRLLSEKLAPVNARDEDQYTPLHRASYSGHLDMARELVAQGADIHAQTVDGWTPLHSACKWNNTEVAAFLLQQGADINAQTNGLLTPLHIAAGNKNSRETLELLLMNRYIKADLKNNLDETALDIARRTDIYHYLFEIVEDCINAVSP is encoded by the exons ATGAGCAAAGGCAAACGTGCTGCTGAGAAGGACGCTGATGAGAGGGATGATGACAGCGATGAGTTTGCAGAGTTTACAGAGAGCTTTAACCAACTCGAGCTGCTGGAAACGCACCGGCATTTGATTCCTATAGGAACTCAGAGTGGTTGGTCGGGGCAGTCTGACGATGAAGACGATGAACAAGAAAGAAGTGAGGAATGGTATgagatgcaagaaaaaaaaatggagaaaaatccAGAGAAATTAATACTGTGGGCAGCTGAAAACAATCGG CTGACTACAGTGAGGAGGCTCCTTTCCGAAAAGCTGGCTCCCGTTAACGCTCGCGATGAAGATCAATACACTCCTCTCCATCGAGCTTCCTACAGTGGGCACTTGGACATGGCCCGAGAGTTGGTTGCCCAGGGGGCAGATATTCACGCACAAACAGTGGATGGGTGGACGCCCCTGCACAGTGCGTGCAAGTGGAACAATACAGAAGTGGCTGCGTTCTTACTTCAGCAGGGTGCAGACATCAACGCTCAGACAAATGGGTTGTTGACACCTTTACATATtgctgcaggaaacaaaaacagtagGGAAACCCTTGAACTTCTGCTGATGAATCGCTACATAAAAGCAGACCTGAAAAATAACTTGGATGAAACTGCCCTTGACATTGCTAGGAGGACCGATATATACCACTACCTTTTTGAAATAGTAGAAGACTGCATAAATGCTGTGTCCCCCTAA
- the MRE11 gene encoding double-strand break repair protein MRE11 isoform X1: MSAVGLQDDEDTFKILIATDIHLGYLEKDPVRGNDTFVTFNEILEHAQKNEVDFVLLGGDLFHENKPSRKTIHTCLESLRKYCMGDRPVHFEVLSDQAVNFQFSKFPWVNYQDENLNISMPIFSIHGNHDDPTGVDALCALDILSCAGLLNHFGRSTSVEKIDISPILLRKGRTKIALYGLGAIPDERLYRMFVNKQVTMLRPKEDEDSWFNLFVIHQNRSKHGATNYIPEQFLDDFINLVVWGHEHECKITPAQNEQQHFYVTQPGSSVVTSLSPGEAVKKHVGLLHVKGKKMKMQRIALETVRTFYMEDVVLADHPELFNPDNPKVTQAIQAFCMEKVEMMLDNAERERLGNPRQPEKPLIRLRVDYTGGFEPFIIHRFSQKYMDRVANPKDIIHFFRHREQKEKNDNDLNFGKLFSRPASEGVTLRVEDLVKQYFQTAEKKVQLSLLTERGMGEAVQEFVDKEEKDAIEELVKFQLEKTQRFLKERHIDAEEVKIDEEVRKFRESRRENTEEEDEEVREAMTRARAHRSKDVVLDSASSDEELMDTGMKASGDSDDDIPTTLSRGRGRGRARGARGQNSTARGSSRRGRGNTSQGSSTSSRTYKSVPDKNLSIMDAFRSLKPETSQSASKFFSEDIIDDELDLEDSHISLSSKTNQRFSAMSFFGKRGSQSQTSRGVDFESDEDDPFKNTAASRRKK; encoded by the exons ATGAGTGCCGTCGGCTTGCA GGATGATGAAGATACCTTCAAGATACTGATTGCTACTGATATTCATCTTGGCTATTTGGAGAAGGACCCAGTGCGTGGCAATGACACATTTGTaacttttaatgaaattttgGAGCACGctcaaaaaaatgaa GTGGACTTTGTTTTATTAGGTGGGGACCtctttcatgaaaacaaacctTCCAGAAAAACAATACATACTTGTTTGGAGTCACTAAGAAAATACTGCATGGGGGATCGTCCTGTTCACTTTGAAGTTCTGAGTGATCAGGCAGTTAATTTTCAGTTCAGCAA GTTTCCATGGGTGAACTACCAGGATGAAAACCTCAACATTTCTATGCCAATTTTTAGTATTCATGGCAATCATGATGATCCCACAGGG GTGGATGCACTGTGTGCACTGGATATTTTAAGCTGTGCAGGATTGCTGAATCATTTTGGACGTTCAACTTCTGTGGAGAAAATAGATATTAGCCCCATTTTATTACGTAAGGGTAGAACAAAAATTGCTCTGTATGGCTTAG GGGCCATTCCAGATGAGAGGTTGTATCGTATGTTTGTCAATAAGCAAGTAACCATGCTGAGACCAAAGGAGGATGAAGACAGTTGGTTTAACTTGTTTGTGATTCATCAGAATAG AAGCAAACACGGAGCCACAAACTACATTCCAGAGCAGTTTTTAGATGACTTTATTAATCTTGTTGTGTGGGGTCACGAACACGAGTGTAAAATAACTCCAGCCCAAAACgaacagcagcatttctatGTTACTCAGCCAGGAAGTTCAGTGGTGACGTCTCTGTCCCCAGGAGAAGCTGTAAAGAA GCATGTTGGTTTGCTGcatgttaaaggaaaaaaaatgaaaatgcagaggaTTGCTTTAGAGACCGTACGAACTTTCTATATGGAAGATGTTGTCCTGGCTGATCACCCAGAACTGTTTAATCCTGACAATCCTAAAGTAACTCAGGCAATACAAGCATTCTGCATGGAAAAG GTTGAAATGATGCTGGATAATGCAGAAAGAGAACGCCTTGGAAATCCACGCCAGCCAGAGAAGCCTCTCATTAGATTACGA GTTGATTACACGGGTGGCTTTGAGCCATTCATCATCCATCGTTTCAGCCAGAAGTACATGGATAGGGTGGCCAACCCAAAGGACATCATACATTTTTTCAGACATCgtgaacaaaaagagaaaaatg acaATGATCTTAACTTTGGAAAGCTGTTTAGCAGACCTGCTTCTGAGGGGGTGACATTGAGAGTGGAAGACCTCGtaaagcagtattttcagaCAGCAGAGAAG aaagtacAACTTTCACTCCTAACTGAAAGAGGAATGGGAGAAGCAGTGCAGGAGTTTGtggacaaagaagaaaaagatgccaTAGAGGAGCTGGTGAAGTTTCAGctagagaaaacacaaagatttcTTAAGGAGCGTCACATTGATGCGGAGGAAGTAAAAATAGATGAGGAG GTGCGAAAATTTAGAGAGAGTagaagagaaaacactgaagaagaGGATGAGGAAGTTCGAGAG GCAATGACGAGGGCTAGAGCTCACAGGTCCAAGGATGTGGTTCTTGACTCAGCCTCCAGTGATGAAGAACTCATGGATACAGGGATGAAAGCCTCTGGTGATTCAGATGATGACATTCCCACAACACTGAGCCGAGGAAGGGGTAGAGGAAGGGCAAGAGGTGCAAGAGGGCAAAATTCAACAGCAAGAGGGTCATCTCGAAGGGGAAGAG GAAACACTAGCCAAGGGTCATCTACTAGCAGCAGAACATACAAGTCTGTGCCTGACAAGAATTTGTCTATCATGGATG CCTTTAGGTCTTTGAAACCAGAGACTTCCCAGAGTGCATCTAAATTTTTCTCTGAG GATATTATAGATGATGAATTGGATCTAGAAGATTCTCATATTAGTCTTTCctccaaaacaaaccaaag attcTCAGCTATGTCTTTTTTTGGTAAAAGAGGTTCACAAAGCCAAACATCCAGAGGAGTTGATTTTGAGTCAGATGAG GATGACCCGttcaaaaacactgcagcatcacGAAGAAAGAAATGA
- the MRE11 gene encoding double-strand break repair protein MRE11 isoform X2, translated as MGDRPVHFEVLSDQAVNFQFSKFPWVNYQDENLNISMPIFSIHGNHDDPTGVDALCALDILSCAGLLNHFGRSTSVEKIDISPILLRKGRTKIALYGLGAIPDERLYRMFVNKQVTMLRPKEDEDSWFNLFVIHQNRSKHGATNYIPEQFLDDFINLVVWGHEHECKITPAQNEQQHFYVTQPGSSVVTSLSPGEAVKKHVGLLHVKGKKMKMQRIALETVRTFYMEDVVLADHPELFNPDNPKVTQAIQAFCMEKVEMMLDNAERERLGNPRQPEKPLIRLRVDYTGGFEPFIIHRFSQKYMDRVANPKDIIHFFRHREQKEKNDNDLNFGKLFSRPASEGVTLRVEDLVKQYFQTAEKKVQLSLLTERGMGEAVQEFVDKEEKDAIEELVKFQLEKTQRFLKERHIDAEEVKIDEEVRKFRESRRENTEEEDEEVREAMTRARAHRSKDVVLDSASSDEELMDTGMKASGDSDDDIPTTLSRGRGRGRARGARGQNSTARGSSRRGRGNTSQGSSTSSRTYKSVPDKNLSIMDAFRSLKPETSQSASKFFSEDIIDDELDLEDSHISLSSKTNQRFSAMSFFGKRGSQSQTSRGVDFESDEDDPFKNTAASRRKK; from the exons ATGGGGGATCGTCCTGTTCACTTTGAAGTTCTGAGTGATCAGGCAGTTAATTTTCAGTTCAGCAA GTTTCCATGGGTGAACTACCAGGATGAAAACCTCAACATTTCTATGCCAATTTTTAGTATTCATGGCAATCATGATGATCCCACAGGG GTGGATGCACTGTGTGCACTGGATATTTTAAGCTGTGCAGGATTGCTGAATCATTTTGGACGTTCAACTTCTGTGGAGAAAATAGATATTAGCCCCATTTTATTACGTAAGGGTAGAACAAAAATTGCTCTGTATGGCTTAG GGGCCATTCCAGATGAGAGGTTGTATCGTATGTTTGTCAATAAGCAAGTAACCATGCTGAGACCAAAGGAGGATGAAGACAGTTGGTTTAACTTGTTTGTGATTCATCAGAATAG AAGCAAACACGGAGCCACAAACTACATTCCAGAGCAGTTTTTAGATGACTTTATTAATCTTGTTGTGTGGGGTCACGAACACGAGTGTAAAATAACTCCAGCCCAAAACgaacagcagcatttctatGTTACTCAGCCAGGAAGTTCAGTGGTGACGTCTCTGTCCCCAGGAGAAGCTGTAAAGAA GCATGTTGGTTTGCTGcatgttaaaggaaaaaaaatgaaaatgcagaggaTTGCTTTAGAGACCGTACGAACTTTCTATATGGAAGATGTTGTCCTGGCTGATCACCCAGAACTGTTTAATCCTGACAATCCTAAAGTAACTCAGGCAATACAAGCATTCTGCATGGAAAAG GTTGAAATGATGCTGGATAATGCAGAAAGAGAACGCCTTGGAAATCCACGCCAGCCAGAGAAGCCTCTCATTAGATTACGA GTTGATTACACGGGTGGCTTTGAGCCATTCATCATCCATCGTTTCAGCCAGAAGTACATGGATAGGGTGGCCAACCCAAAGGACATCATACATTTTTTCAGACATCgtgaacaaaaagagaaaaatg acaATGATCTTAACTTTGGAAAGCTGTTTAGCAGACCTGCTTCTGAGGGGGTGACATTGAGAGTGGAAGACCTCGtaaagcagtattttcagaCAGCAGAGAAG aaagtacAACTTTCACTCCTAACTGAAAGAGGAATGGGAGAAGCAGTGCAGGAGTTTGtggacaaagaagaaaaagatgccaTAGAGGAGCTGGTGAAGTTTCAGctagagaaaacacaaagatttcTTAAGGAGCGTCACATTGATGCGGAGGAAGTAAAAATAGATGAGGAG GTGCGAAAATTTAGAGAGAGTagaagagaaaacactgaagaagaGGATGAGGAAGTTCGAGAG GCAATGACGAGGGCTAGAGCTCACAGGTCCAAGGATGTGGTTCTTGACTCAGCCTCCAGTGATGAAGAACTCATGGATACAGGGATGAAAGCCTCTGGTGATTCAGATGATGACATTCCCACAACACTGAGCCGAGGAAGGGGTAGAGGAAGGGCAAGAGGTGCAAGAGGGCAAAATTCAACAGCAAGAGGGTCATCTCGAAGGGGAAGAG GAAACACTAGCCAAGGGTCATCTACTAGCAGCAGAACATACAAGTCTGTGCCTGACAAGAATTTGTCTATCATGGATG CCTTTAGGTCTTTGAAACCAGAGACTTCCCAGAGTGCATCTAAATTTTTCTCTGAG GATATTATAGATGATGAATTGGATCTAGAAGATTCTCATATTAGTCTTTCctccaaaacaaaccaaag attcTCAGCTATGTCTTTTTTTGGTAAAAGAGGTTCACAAAGCCAAACATCCAGAGGAGTTGATTTTGAGTCAGATGAG GATGACCCGttcaaaaacactgcagcatcacGAAGAAAGAAATGA
- the GPR83 gene encoding G-protein coupled receptor 83, with the protein MFSCFVWLSLPYFVNTFPTSGKFPLNRSLEEMLEIPNISGFFPWDNDTLADWQSFVGRSRHGADSQHVAAKALLIAAYSIIIIFSLFGNVLVCHVIIKSKCLRSATSLFIVNLAVADIMITLLNTPFTLARFVNSTWIFGKGMCHVSRFAQYCSLHVSALTLTAIAVDRHQVIMHPLKPRLPMAKGIIYVSVIWVMAACFSLPHAIYQKLFTFEYSEEVTRCLCIPDFPEPADLFWKYLDLTTFVLLYVLPLLIISAAYTTVAKKLWLRNVIGDVTTEQYFALRKKNKKTIKMLMLVVILFAICWFPLNCYVVLLSSQTIHSNNALYFAFHWLAMSSTCYNPFIYCWLNDSFRAELKALLNICRKPPSLAEQRLPSTVPSYRVAWPENSLFKRLQVSHVPASASISHLGKMDISAVEPIVAAS; encoded by the exons AtgttctcctgttttgtttggCTCTCCCTCCCCTACTTCGTGAACACCTTCCCGACCTCAGGAAAGTTCCCCCTCAACAGAAGTCTTGAGGAGATGTTGGAAATCCCAAACATCTCGGGGTTCTTTCCATGGGATAACGACACGCTGGCCGACTGGCAGAGCTTTGTGGGCAGGAGCCGGCACGGAGCAGACTCACAGCATGTGGCGGCCAAAGCTCTGCTCATCGCGGCGTAttccatcatcatcatcttctcCCTCTTCGGCAACGTCCTGGTCTGCCACGTCATCATCAAGAGCAAATGCCTGCGTTCCGCCACCAGTCTGTTCATCGTCAACCTGGCCGTGGCTGACATCATGATCACGCTTCTCAACACGCCTTTTACACTG GCTCGTTTTGTGAACAGCACGTGGATATTTGGGAAGGGGATGTGCCATGTCAGTAGGTTCGCGCAGTACTGCTCGCTCCACGTTTCTGCTCTGACCCTCACAGCCATTGCCGTGGACAGGCACCAG GTCATAATGCACCCTCTGAAACCTCGCTTACCTATGGCAAAAGGCATTATCTACGTCTCTGTAATTTGGGTCATGGCAGCTTGTTTTTCCCTCCCACATGCTATCTACCAAAAACTCTTTACTTTTGAATACAG TGAGGAAGTCACTCGGTGCCTGTGCATCCCAGATTTCCCCGAGCCAGCTGACCTCTTCTGGAAGTACCTCGACTTAACGACCTTCGTTTTGCTCTACGTCCTGCCCCTGCTGATCATCTCCGCTGCCTACACGACAGTGGCCAAGAAGCTTTGGCTGCGCAATGTCATTGGGGATGTCACCACCGAGCAGTACTTCGCCCTTCGCAAAAAGAATAAGAAGACTATAAAGATGCTGATGCTCGTTGTCATCCTCTTTGCCATCTGCTGGTTTCCCTTAAATTGCTACGTCGTCCTGCTCTCCAGCCAAACCATCCACTCCAACAATGCCCTTTACTTCGCCTTTCACTGGCTTGCAATGAGCAGCACCTGCTACAACCCCTTCATCTACTGCTGGCTTAATGACAGCTTCCGGGCAGAACTGAAGGCTTTGCTCAACATCTGCAGAAAACCTCCGAGCCTTGCAGAACAGAGGCTTCCCTCCACGGTCCCTTCCTACCGAGTGGCGTGGCCTGAAAACAGCCTCTTCAAGAGGCTGCAGGTCTCTCATGTCCCTGCCTCAGCCTCCATCAGCCACTTAGGAAAGATGGACATCTCTGCAGTTGAGCCCATAGTAGCTGCGAGCTAA